Proteins encoded within one genomic window of Rhinolophus sinicus isolate RSC01 linkage group LG14, ASM3656204v1, whole genome shotgun sequence:
- the MEF2D gene encoding myocyte-specific enhancer factor 2D isoform X2 gives MGRKKIQIQRITDERNRQVTFTKRKFGLMKKAYELSVLCDCEIALIIFNHSNKLFQYASTDMDKVLLKYTEYNEPHESRTNADIIEALHKKHRECESPEVDEVFALTPQTEEKYKKIDEEFDKMMQSYRLASAVPAPNFAMPVTVPVSSQSSLQFSNPSGSLVTPSLVTSSLTDPRLLSPQQPALQRNSVSPGLPQRPASAGAMLGGDLNSANGACPSPVGNGYVSARASPGLLPVANGNSLNKVIPAKSPPPPTHSAQLGAPSCKPDLRVITSQGGKGLMHHLTEDHLDLNNAQRLGVSQSTHSLTTPVVSVATPSLLSQGLPFSSMPTAYNTDYQLTSAELSSLPAFSSPGGLSLGNVTAVTAWPQPPQPQQPPQPPPQQPPQQPPQQPPQQPHLVPVSLSNLIPGSPLPHVGAALTVTTHPHISIKSEPVSPSRERSPAPPPQAVFPATRPEPGDGLSSPAGGSYETGDRDDGRGDFGPTLGLLRPAPEPEAEGSAVKRMRLDTWTLK, from the exons ATGGGGAGGAAAAAGATTCAGATCCAGCGGATCACTGATGAGCGGAACCGACAG GTGACGTTCACCAAGCGGAAGTTCGGGCTGATGAAGAAGGCGTACGAGCTGAGCGTGCTGTGCGACTGCGAGATCGCGCTCATCATCTTCAACCACTCCAACAAGCTGTTCCAGTATGCCAGCACCGACATGGACAAGGTGCTGCTCAAGTACACGGAGTACAACGAGCCGCACGAGAGCCGCACCAACGCCGACATCATCGAG gcGCTGCACAAGAAACACAGGGAGTGTGAGAGCCCCGAGGTGGACGAGGTGTTTGCCCTGACCCCCCAGACGgaggagaaatataaaaagatagaCGAGGAGTTTGATAAAATGATGCAGAGTTATAGACTGGCC TCAGCTGTCCCGGCCCCCAACTTTGCCATGCCCGTGACAGTGCCCGTGTCCAGTCAGAGCTCACTGCAGTTCAGCAACCCCAGCGGCTCCCTGGTCACCCCTTCCCTGGTGACGTCATCCCTCACGGACCCACGGCTCCTGTCCCCCCAGCAGCCAGCACTACAGAGGAACAGTGTGTCCCCCGGCCTGCCCCAGCGGCCCGCCAGTGCAG GGGCCATGCTGGGGGGAGACCTCAACAGTGCGAATGGAGCCTGCCCCAGCCCTGTGG GGAACGGCTACGTCAGTGCTCGGGCCTCCCCTGGCCTCCTCCCCGTGGCCAATGGCAACAGCTTAAACAAGGTCATCCCTGCCAAGTCtccgcccccacccacccacagcgCCCAGCTTGGAGCCCCCAGCTGCAAGCCCGACCTGAGGGTGATCACGTCCCAGGGAGGAAAGGGGTTAATGCACCACTTG ACTGAGGACCATTTAGACCTG AACAATGCCCAGCGCCTTGGGGTCTCCCAGTCTACCCACTCGCTCACCACCCCCGTGGTTTCCGTGGCAACGCCAAGTTTACTCAGCCAGGgcctccccttctcctccatGCCTACCGCCTACAACACAG ATTACCAGCTGACCAGCGCGGAGCTCTCCTCCTTACCAGCCTTCAGTTCACCTGGGGGACTGTCACTAGGCAACGTCACCGCTGTCACTGCCTGGCCACAGCCACCACAGCCCCAGCAGCCGCCCCAGCCGCCTCCCCAGCAGCCGCCCCAGCAACCGCCCCAGCAGCCACCCCAGCAACCTCACCTGGTCCCCGTGTCTCTCAGCAACTTAAT CCCTGGCAGCCCCTTGCCCCACGTGGGCGCTGCCCTCACGGTCACCACCCACCCCCATATCAGCATCAAGTCGGAACCGGTGTCCCCCAGCCGAGAGCGCAGCCCTGCGCCTCCCCCTCAGGCTGTTTTCCCAGCTACCCGCCCTGAGCCCGGCGACGGTCTCAGCAGCCCGGCTGGGGGCTCCTATGAGACGGGGGACCGTGATGACGGCCGGGGGGACTTCGGGCCCACGCTGGGCCTGCTGCGTCCGGCCCCGGAGCCTGAGGCCGAGGGCTCGGCTGTGAAGCGGATGCGGCTGGATACCTGG ACATTAAAGTGA
- the MEF2D gene encoding myocyte-specific enhancer factor 2D isoform X4 encodes MGRKKIQIQRITDERNRQVTFTKRKFGLMKKAYELSVLCDCEIALIIFNHSNKLFQYASTDMDKVLLKYTEYNEPHESRTNADIIEALHKKHRECESPEVDEVFALTPQTEEKYKKIDEEFDKMMQSYRLASAVPAPNFAMPVTVPVSSQSSLQFSNPSGSLVTPSLVTSSLTDPRLLSPQQPALQRNSVSPGLPQRPASAGAMLGGDLNSANGACPSPVGNGYVSARASPGLLPVANGNSLNKVIPAKSPPPPTHSAQLGAPSCKPDLRVITSQGGKGLMHHLNNAQRLGVSQSTHSLTTPVVSVATPSLLSQGLPFSSMPTAYNTDYQLTSAELSSLPAFSSPGGLSLGNVTAVTAWPQPPQPQQPPQPPPQQPPQQPPQQPPQQPHLVPVSLSNLIPGSPLPHVGAALTVTTHPHISIKSEPVSPSRERSPAPPPQAVFPATRPEPGDGLSSPAGGSYETGDRDDGRGDFGPTLGLLRPAPEPEAEGSAVKRMRLDTWTLK; translated from the exons ATGGGGAGGAAAAAGATTCAGATCCAGCGGATCACTGATGAGCGGAACCGACAG GTGACGTTCACCAAGCGGAAGTTCGGGCTGATGAAGAAGGCGTACGAGCTGAGCGTGCTGTGCGACTGCGAGATCGCGCTCATCATCTTCAACCACTCCAACAAGCTGTTCCAGTATGCCAGCACCGACATGGACAAGGTGCTGCTCAAGTACACGGAGTACAACGAGCCGCACGAGAGCCGCACCAACGCCGACATCATCGAG gcGCTGCACAAGAAACACAGGGAGTGTGAGAGCCCCGAGGTGGACGAGGTGTTTGCCCTGACCCCCCAGACGgaggagaaatataaaaagatagaCGAGGAGTTTGATAAAATGATGCAGAGTTATAGACTGGCC TCAGCTGTCCCGGCCCCCAACTTTGCCATGCCCGTGACAGTGCCCGTGTCCAGTCAGAGCTCACTGCAGTTCAGCAACCCCAGCGGCTCCCTGGTCACCCCTTCCCTGGTGACGTCATCCCTCACGGACCCACGGCTCCTGTCCCCCCAGCAGCCAGCACTACAGAGGAACAGTGTGTCCCCCGGCCTGCCCCAGCGGCCCGCCAGTGCAG GGGCCATGCTGGGGGGAGACCTCAACAGTGCGAATGGAGCCTGCCCCAGCCCTGTGG GGAACGGCTACGTCAGTGCTCGGGCCTCCCCTGGCCTCCTCCCCGTGGCCAATGGCAACAGCTTAAACAAGGTCATCCCTGCCAAGTCtccgcccccacccacccacagcgCCCAGCTTGGAGCCCCCAGCTGCAAGCCCGACCTGAGGGTGATCACGTCCCAGGGAGGAAAGGGGTTAATGCACCACTTG AACAATGCCCAGCGCCTTGGGGTCTCCCAGTCTACCCACTCGCTCACCACCCCCGTGGTTTCCGTGGCAACGCCAAGTTTACTCAGCCAGGgcctccccttctcctccatGCCTACCGCCTACAACACAG ATTACCAGCTGACCAGCGCGGAGCTCTCCTCCTTACCAGCCTTCAGTTCACCTGGGGGACTGTCACTAGGCAACGTCACCGCTGTCACTGCCTGGCCACAGCCACCACAGCCCCAGCAGCCGCCCCAGCCGCCTCCCCAGCAGCCGCCCCAGCAACCGCCCCAGCAGCCACCCCAGCAACCTCACCTGGTCCCCGTGTCTCTCAGCAACTTAAT CCCTGGCAGCCCCTTGCCCCACGTGGGCGCTGCCCTCACGGTCACCACCCACCCCCATATCAGCATCAAGTCGGAACCGGTGTCCCCCAGCCGAGAGCGCAGCCCTGCGCCTCCCCCTCAGGCTGTTTTCCCAGCTACCCGCCCTGAGCCCGGCGACGGTCTCAGCAGCCCGGCTGGGGGCTCCTATGAGACGGGGGACCGTGATGACGGCCGGGGGGACTTCGGGCCCACGCTGGGCCTGCTGCGTCCGGCCCCGGAGCCTGAGGCCGAGGGCTCGGCTGTGAAGCGGATGCGGCTGGATACCTGG ACATTAAAGTGA
- the MEF2D gene encoding myocyte-specific enhancer factor 2D isoform X3, translating to MGRKKIQIQRITDERNRQVTFTKRKFGLMKKAYELSVLCDCEIALIIFNHSNKLFQYASTDMDKVLLKYTEYNEPHESRTNADIIETLRKKGFNGCDSPEPDGEDSLEQSPLLEDKYRRASEELDGLFRRYGSAVPAPNFAMPVTVPVSSQSSLQFSNPSGSLVTPSLVTSSLTDPRLLSPQQPALQRNSVSPGLPQRPASAGAMLGGDLNSANGACPSPVGNGYVSARASPGLLPVANGNSLNKVIPAKSPPPPTHSAQLGAPSCKPDLRVITSQGGKGLMHHLNNAQRLGVSQSTHSLTTPVVSVATPSLLSQGLPFSSMPTAYNTDYQLTSAELSSLPAFSSPGGLSLGNVTAVTAWPQPPQPQQPPQPPPQQPPQQPPQQPPQQPHLVPVSLSNLIPGSPLPHVGAALTVTTHPHISIKSEPVSPSRERSPAPPPQAVFPATRPEPGDGLSSPAGGSYETGDRDDGRGDFGPTLGLLRPAPEPEAEGSAVKRMRLDTWTLK from the exons ATGGGGAGGAAAAAGATTCAGATCCAGCGGATCACTGATGAGCGGAACCGACAG GTGACGTTCACCAAGCGGAAGTTCGGGCTGATGAAGAAGGCGTACGAGCTGAGCGTGCTGTGCGACTGCGAGATCGCGCTCATCATCTTCAACCACTCCAACAAGCTGTTCCAGTATGCCAGCACCGACATGGACAAGGTGCTGCTCAAGTACACGGAGTACAACGAGCCGCACGAGAGCCGCACCAACGCCGACATCATCGAG ACGCTGAGGAAGAAGGGCTTCAACGGCTGCGACAGCCCAGAGCCCGACGGGGAGGACTCCCTGGAACAGAGCCCCCTGCTGGAGGACAAGTACCGGCGCGCCAGCGAGGAGCTGGACGGGCTCTTCCGGCGCTACGGG TCAGCTGTCCCGGCCCCCAACTTTGCCATGCCCGTGACAGTGCCCGTGTCCAGTCAGAGCTCACTGCAGTTCAGCAACCCCAGCGGCTCCCTGGTCACCCCTTCCCTGGTGACGTCATCCCTCACGGACCCACGGCTCCTGTCCCCCCAGCAGCCAGCACTACAGAGGAACAGTGTGTCCCCCGGCCTGCCCCAGCGGCCCGCCAGTGCAG GGGCCATGCTGGGGGGAGACCTCAACAGTGCGAATGGAGCCTGCCCCAGCCCTGTGG GGAACGGCTACGTCAGTGCTCGGGCCTCCCCTGGCCTCCTCCCCGTGGCCAATGGCAACAGCTTAAACAAGGTCATCCCTGCCAAGTCtccgcccccacccacccacagcgCCCAGCTTGGAGCCCCCAGCTGCAAGCCCGACCTGAGGGTGATCACGTCCCAGGGAGGAAAGGGGTTAATGCACCACTTG AACAATGCCCAGCGCCTTGGGGTCTCCCAGTCTACCCACTCGCTCACCACCCCCGTGGTTTCCGTGGCAACGCCAAGTTTACTCAGCCAGGgcctccccttctcctccatGCCTACCGCCTACAACACAG ATTACCAGCTGACCAGCGCGGAGCTCTCCTCCTTACCAGCCTTCAGTTCACCTGGGGGACTGTCACTAGGCAACGTCACCGCTGTCACTGCCTGGCCACAGCCACCACAGCCCCAGCAGCCGCCCCAGCCGCCTCCCCAGCAGCCGCCCCAGCAACCGCCCCAGCAGCCACCCCAGCAACCTCACCTGGTCCCCGTGTCTCTCAGCAACTTAAT CCCTGGCAGCCCCTTGCCCCACGTGGGCGCTGCCCTCACGGTCACCACCCACCCCCATATCAGCATCAAGTCGGAACCGGTGTCCCCCAGCCGAGAGCGCAGCCCTGCGCCTCCCCCTCAGGCTGTTTTCCCAGCTACCCGCCCTGAGCCCGGCGACGGTCTCAGCAGCCCGGCTGGGGGCTCCTATGAGACGGGGGACCGTGATGACGGCCGGGGGGACTTCGGGCCCACGCTGGGCCTGCTGCGTCCGGCCCCGGAGCCTGAGGCCGAGGGCTCGGCTGTGAAGCGGATGCGGCTGGATACCTGG ACATTAAAGTGA
- the MEF2D gene encoding myocyte-specific enhancer factor 2D isoform X1 yields MGRKKIQIQRITDERNRQVTFTKRKFGLMKKAYELSVLCDCEIALIIFNHSNKLFQYASTDMDKVLLKYTEYNEPHESRTNADIIETLRKKGFNGCDSPEPDGEDSLEQSPLLEDKYRRASEELDGLFRRYGSAVPAPNFAMPVTVPVSSQSSLQFSNPSGSLVTPSLVTSSLTDPRLLSPQQPALQRNSVSPGLPQRPASAGAMLGGDLNSANGACPSPVGNGYVSARASPGLLPVANGNSLNKVIPAKSPPPPTHSAQLGAPSCKPDLRVITSQGGKGLMHHLTEDHLDLNNAQRLGVSQSTHSLTTPVVSVATPSLLSQGLPFSSMPTAYNTDYQLTSAELSSLPAFSSPGGLSLGNVTAVTAWPQPPQPQQPPQPPPQQPPQQPPQQPPQQPHLVPVSLSNLIPGSPLPHVGAALTVTTHPHISIKSEPVSPSRERSPAPPPQAVFPATRPEPGDGLSSPAGGSYETGDRDDGRGDFGPTLGLLRPAPEPEAEGSAVKRMRLDTWTLK; encoded by the exons ATGGGGAGGAAAAAGATTCAGATCCAGCGGATCACTGATGAGCGGAACCGACAG GTGACGTTCACCAAGCGGAAGTTCGGGCTGATGAAGAAGGCGTACGAGCTGAGCGTGCTGTGCGACTGCGAGATCGCGCTCATCATCTTCAACCACTCCAACAAGCTGTTCCAGTATGCCAGCACCGACATGGACAAGGTGCTGCTCAAGTACACGGAGTACAACGAGCCGCACGAGAGCCGCACCAACGCCGACATCATCGAG ACGCTGAGGAAGAAGGGCTTCAACGGCTGCGACAGCCCAGAGCCCGACGGGGAGGACTCCCTGGAACAGAGCCCCCTGCTGGAGGACAAGTACCGGCGCGCCAGCGAGGAGCTGGACGGGCTCTTCCGGCGCTACGGG TCAGCTGTCCCGGCCCCCAACTTTGCCATGCCCGTGACAGTGCCCGTGTCCAGTCAGAGCTCACTGCAGTTCAGCAACCCCAGCGGCTCCCTGGTCACCCCTTCCCTGGTGACGTCATCCCTCACGGACCCACGGCTCCTGTCCCCCCAGCAGCCAGCACTACAGAGGAACAGTGTGTCCCCCGGCCTGCCCCAGCGGCCCGCCAGTGCAG GGGCCATGCTGGGGGGAGACCTCAACAGTGCGAATGGAGCCTGCCCCAGCCCTGTGG GGAACGGCTACGTCAGTGCTCGGGCCTCCCCTGGCCTCCTCCCCGTGGCCAATGGCAACAGCTTAAACAAGGTCATCCCTGCCAAGTCtccgcccccacccacccacagcgCCCAGCTTGGAGCCCCCAGCTGCAAGCCCGACCTGAGGGTGATCACGTCCCAGGGAGGAAAGGGGTTAATGCACCACTTG ACTGAGGACCATTTAGACCTG AACAATGCCCAGCGCCTTGGGGTCTCCCAGTCTACCCACTCGCTCACCACCCCCGTGGTTTCCGTGGCAACGCCAAGTTTACTCAGCCAGGgcctccccttctcctccatGCCTACCGCCTACAACACAG ATTACCAGCTGACCAGCGCGGAGCTCTCCTCCTTACCAGCCTTCAGTTCACCTGGGGGACTGTCACTAGGCAACGTCACCGCTGTCACTGCCTGGCCACAGCCACCACAGCCCCAGCAGCCGCCCCAGCCGCCTCCCCAGCAGCCGCCCCAGCAACCGCCCCAGCAGCCACCCCAGCAACCTCACCTGGTCCCCGTGTCTCTCAGCAACTTAAT CCCTGGCAGCCCCTTGCCCCACGTGGGCGCTGCCCTCACGGTCACCACCCACCCCCATATCAGCATCAAGTCGGAACCGGTGTCCCCCAGCCGAGAGCGCAGCCCTGCGCCTCCCCCTCAGGCTGTTTTCCCAGCTACCCGCCCTGAGCCCGGCGACGGTCTCAGCAGCCCGGCTGGGGGCTCCTATGAGACGGGGGACCGTGATGACGGCCGGGGGGACTTCGGGCCCACGCTGGGCCTGCTGCGTCCGGCCCCGGAGCCTGAGGCCGAGGGCTCGGCTGTGAAGCGGATGCGGCTGGATACCTGG ACATTAAAGTGA